Within Triticum dicoccoides isolate Atlit2015 ecotype Zavitan chromosome 1B, WEW_v2.0, whole genome shotgun sequence, the genomic segment acataaacttgaagatcgctgaatatgatatgtttgattcctgcaatagttttgcggtataaagatggtgatattagagtcatgctagtgggtagttgtggattgtagaaatacttgtgttgaagtttgtgattcccgtagcatgcacgtatggtgaaccgttgtgtaacgaagttggagcatgaggtatttattgattgtcttccatatgagtggcggtcggggacgagcgatggtcttttcctaccaatctatccccctaggagcatgcgcgtagtactttgtttcgatgactaatagttttttgcaataagtatgtgagttctttatgactaatgttgagtccatggattatacgcactctcacgctaccatcattgctagcctcttcggtaccgtgcattgccctttctcacctcaagagctggtgcaaacttcgccggtgcatccaaacctcgtgatatgatacgctctatcacacataagcctccttatatcttcctcaaaacagccaccatacctacctattatggtatttccatagccattccgagatatattgccatgcaacttccatcatcatatacatgagttgagcattcattgtcatattgccttgcatgatcgtaagatagctagcatgatgttttcatcgcttgtccgttttttgatatctttgctatgctagatcattgcacatcccggtacaccgccggatgcattcatatagagtcatatctttgttccagtatcgagttgtaagtaaataaaagtgtgatgatcatcattatagagcattgccccataaaaaaaggagaggccaaagaagcctaaataaaaaagggggccaaagaagcccgcccaaaaaaagaaaaaaagggcaatgttactatcattttaccacacttgtgcttcaaagtggcaccatgttcttcatatacatagtctcttgagttatcactttcatatactagtgggaattttcattatagaacttggcttgtatattccaacgatgggcttcctcaaatgccctaggtcctgatgagcaagcaagttggatgcacacccacttagtttctagtttgagctttcatacacttatagctcatagtgcatccgttgcatggcaatccctactcctcgcattgacaccaattgatgggcatctccataccccgttgctacgtcttgagcttgcgttggttttccctgaagaggaaagggtgatgcagcaatagtagcgtaagtatttccctcagtttttgagaaccaagatatcaatccagtaggaggctcctcaaaagtcccacacacctacacaaacaaacaaagaactcgcaaccaacacaataaaggggttgtcaatcccttcacgaccacattGAAGGTGAGTAACACTACccgcgttatccttgttatttttattgcaacctaaatccttttctgcaaGGTAAATCTTCaatgtggtgttactcaccttctttgtcctcgagctgcttcttggcacggccgagctcttgctcggaccgctcgagatcctgcttcaatgcaccgacctccgcagtcagtgcggcagaggtcaacagcgcagcctgcaaacccatattgacataatttttagcaaccctgcgtatatcttctttagatcctcagtctggcttttctttccgaacaccgaaccaagcatcaggggctactgtctatgcggtattacattacataattttaacttcttacctcaaagcctgttagaaggctactgcaggcttcggtcagcccgctcttggcgagctgaaccttctgaatcaccgcactcatgatagtgcggtgttcttcctcgatggaagcgcctttgagtgcctccaacaaattgtctggcgcctccggttggacgggggccgccggtgtcacggtcttgcccttcttgtgaaggggccgcctgccggactctggaaccactgcaggttccggcgtagaatccggcgcaaagtccgggaggctgccttgcggcgcctccggagcctcctcctgatgggtcctctcctgggatcccacctcggcgtcctcagcggcgcgaggggtggaggcagtcgaaatggaattcacatccgacgaagccAACGACCCACTCGACGAAGCAGggagatcatcgtcggccggactgcaggcagtatgcggcattagaaggacactatgtgacacaaaagaaattgcagatcattcaggaatccggatacttacgatctcgcctgaggcctggcccttgagggccactcttcatcGCCAACGCTGGTGTTGGCGGAgccgtccgggggaatagttcttcccctcttggacccttcggcctcccctgttggggaggccttcctctttctctctccctcatctgggagagagtcttcttcctcctcctcatcttcgggggaggaatccgcctcggagtcgtcggacacctgaaaatgggaactctttcgagtacccatggccaccttcttggccttcttctccggcaccacgtgcggtgccggaaccagcagccccgctagacgggcgtccactgggtcttctggcatgggagccgggcagatgagctgctcggccttcttcatccattcctgtcaaaggaaaagggagattgaaacccgcttagggtcgaactattaacgacaagtgtcccgtaaaggggtaaaatcacttacctcgtcggctggaCGCTGCAAGTGAAAttcgcgatcttccgtcgcggacgcgggggcttcgACACCCTTAAACAGCactctccaggcgccttcgtacgtcgtgtcgaagagcccgctcagcgcctggtgctgtgccggatcaaattcccacatattgaatgcccgttcttggcatgggagaatccggcgaacgagcatgacttggaccacattgacaagcctgagcttcttgttcaccagcttctggatacaggcttggagtcccgtcagctccttcgaattaccccatagcaagcccttctctttccaggaggtgggctgcatagggataccagatctgaactcgggggccgccgcccacttagggtcgcgcggctcgatgatgtagaaccaccccgactgccaccccttgacagattccacgaaggccccttcgaaccagaggacgttgggcatcttgcccaacatggcgcctccgcactccgcctgcgtgcccttcactaccttcggcttgacgttgaaggtcttgagccacaagccgaagtggggctgaatgcagaggaaggcctcgcacacaacgatgaacgccgcgatgttgaggatgaagttcggcgccagatcatggaaatccaggccgtagtagaacatgagcccccggacaaaggggtgaagtggaaagcccagtccgcggaggaagtgggggagaaatacgaccctctcatggggcctgggggtggggatgagctgccccttgtcgggcagccggtgcgcgatgtcgccggaaaggtacccggcgctgcgcagcttggcgatgtgctcctccttaacggtggaggccaaccatttacctcccgctccggacatggtcggagaaggttgagatgagatgcgcgaacttgggcgctggagctcgagtgcgcggagatggataagcaaaggaggaagaaggcgtaggtgaaaaggcggatccttatccccttatataggcggacgaagactatacgtccccaccggcctggtaaaactcgcttatctcccaagcgccaccatcaatggcgcggttgggttacccacgtccgtattgatgagaatcccggaataaggggaacacgatctctgctttgacaagacgtgccaaggaaaccgcttcgctaaacgcgctgaggtggtataataaaaaacgattcaagaaaAATCTTGGTAGTGGTATGACGTCatgccgcagaatacgtcagcagattgaacttgtgcacatattattctctctacggtggaatgtggaaattattttgcagagccggacactatcctggtgttcacaatcttctatggattattcaaaggaggaacccgccttgcaatgccgaacattatgcgcgccggacttatcgtcattgaagccaggttcaggggctattgagggagtcctggattagggggtgtccggacaaccggactatcatcgtccgccggactctaagactacgaagatacaagattgaagactccgtcccgtgtccggatgggactttccttggcgtggaaggcaagcttggcgatacggatatgtagatctcctaccattgtaaccgactctgtgtaactctagccctctccggtgtctatataaaccggagggttttagtccgtaggacacaacatccattacaacaatcataccataggctagcttctagggtttagcctccttgatctcgtggtagatccactcttgtaatacacatcatcaatattaatcaagcaggacgtagggttttacctccatcaagagggcccgaacctgggtaaaacatcgtgtcccttgcctcctgttaccatccgcctagacgcacagttcgggaccccctacccgagatccgccggttttgacaccgacagcggggctACGGTTCGGGCGGGGTGGGCTGGCGGCTCGGGGCCTCAGCCTTTAAGGGGCCGGCCGGGTCGGAGTCCtgggcggacacggcccggtaaggcggttgacatttttatttaaataattttgacacgcagaaaaacaaatcaaagaaatactaaacagacaccaaaaatcctgaaataaattttccccgtcctctcaaaatatagcggacaaggtgaacatttttttgagcctctaatgcagttttgaaaaacacatttttttcctaattcaaataaaatagcaataaaactccgaataaaattcttatttgattttaatattttcctccaatatttctttattgtggggaagtcattttatcccctctcttttattttcatataagaaatatttgcagagaaaaataattaaaaccaaatgatcctctttccaaaatttgagaaaactcaaatatgaaaataaagaaatccccaactctctccgtgggtccttgagttgcttagaatttctaggatcaaccaaaatgcaataaaatatgatatgcaatgatgatctaatgtataacattccaaattgaaaatttgggatgttacatacctagaacaagtatgaaactagaagtactttgtaggtgttgttggataggtttgcaagaatataaagagcatgtaaatataaattaggggttgtttagataaagaagcaataaagctagtatagcgagtgtggaaaagtggtggtaggagttgcggaattgtccctaagcaattgattatttttctagaccgatagcaagttttatgtgggagaggccactgctagcatgtcatccctgacttggaattctatgcacttatgattgtaactattagcaagcatccgcaagcactaacgttcattaaggtaaaacccaaccatagcattaagatatatcggtcccccttcaatcccgtatgcatcaatttctatgctaggttgaagtttctgtcactcttgccctccaatacatagtcctatcaacatacaactaaccctatggtgtgatccacgcgcgcgctcatatgatgggcaccaaaggacagcaacataaccacgagcaaattaaaccaatcatagtaattcaccaattaccgaaaggacaatgaaaatctacccagacatcataggatgacaacacatctttggataataatatgaagcataaagcaccatgttcaagtagagggtacatcggtttgcgggagagtggaccattgtagatagataggggaaggtgatggagatgttgatgaagatgacggcggtgttggtgtagatcatggtgatgatgatggccccggcggcgttccggtgccaccgggagagagggggagagatccccccccttcttcttcttccttgaccttctccctagatgggagaagggtttcccctggtCCATGGgatccatggtgtgggaggggcgagagcccctccgagattggatttgtctctttgtttctgcgttcccgattctgccctttcaccgtttcttatataccctgagatccgtaactccgattggattgcaaCCTTCAACACGCTTTtttcggaaattagctttcttgcggcaaaagaagagcagcaaccgcctgacggggtgcccacgagggtcaggggcgcaccccactgcctcgtggccccctcaggcatcgcctcacattgattcttcttcccaaaaatcataaatattccaaaaatattctccgtccgtttttatcctgtttggactctgtttgatatgggttttctacgaaacataaaacttgcaataaacaggaactagcactgggtactgggtcaatatgttagtcccaaaaatagtataaaaagtggccaaaagtatatgaaagttgtagaatatgacatggaccaataaaaaattatagatacgacggagacgtatcagcatcccaagcttaattcctgctccctcgagtaggtaaatgataaaaagataatttttgatgtggaatgctacttagcataatcttgatcatatatctaatcatggcatgaatattaagacacgagtgattcaaagcaatagtgtatcatttgacattaagacaataatacttcaagcatgctaaccaagcaattatgtcttatcaaaataacatagccaaagaaaatttatccctaaaaatcatatagtttggtcatgctttattttcgtcacacaaaatgctcccatcatgcacaacatcagtgacaagccgagcaattggttcatacattttaacgcacttcaaaattttcaaccctcacgcaatacatcagcgcaagccatggatatagcactataggtggaatagaatatgatggtggaggtttatatgaagaagacaaaaaaaggagaaagtctcacatcgacgcggctaatcaacgggctatgaagatgcccatcaactaATGTCAACTAGTAAAAATGCATGTGCAATGCACGCCACCATGTATACCAAAGTGGCACCACGTGATAtgtgtggtaagcaatccaaacaattcaaaaGAAAATGTATACCAAAGTGGTCGCTTCTTCGTCTAAAATATTGGTTTCAATTTATTGACCAAGAATTAAGTCATATTGATAGAAATAAGAAATAGAAAATAACAAAACCAATGTTTCTCCAAAAGAAAATCTGTTGTACCGCGTCTTGGACTAACCATCCCTTAGAGGGTATTGTTAAAAGAACTTTGATTCCTAACAAAATCGATGTAGTAGTGGCTTGATGAAAGCCGAGGGTCTTTAGTTTCGAGTGGCGAATGGACGAGTAACGCGTAAGAACCTGCCGTTGGAGGGGAACAACAACTCAAAACGCTTGCTAATACCCGTAAGCTGAGGAGCAAAAGGAGAAATCCGCCCAAGGAGGGGCTCGCATCTGATTAGCTAATTGGTGAGGCAATAGGTTACCAAGGCGATGATCAGTAGCTGGTCCAGCCCAGATTCCTACGGAAGGCAGCAACGGGGAATTTTTCACGGTAGAAGATTTGACAGCTCTCAATGTAACTTTTCATGGATATAACATCGATTTAGACTTCGTTAAGTCAGTTACAATATTATGCCGTTTAATTTTTTAGTTGGTTTATAAAAAAATCAAAGGAAACACATATGCACACGTATAgacatatattttttcttttacAGACAATAGAAAAAAGGTGTACGATTTTTTTGAGACAACATGTATACGCACAAGTAAGGTTCACTTTTTTTTTTGAGATTTTCACTTTTTCTTTATTAATTGTCTGTGTACACACACACCCATTgacgtagcccaacaggcctggccTACTACAACACACTCGGCTACTGTTTGAGTACCACTTAGTGCCACATTGTTGCTTACGTCAACTATTGTTTGTCAATGCATTATCTGCAGCTTGATCTTCAAGAGAACCCCTTAAAAAAATATGGACCATCCGTCAGCCGAGTTCCATGATCTAGGTGGCACATATTTGACTGAAGAATAAGGCCTTGGTCCAATTCAGATATGTCTTTACCCGCTTTAGATATACCAAAACTACCAAATGTGGCAAGTGCGACATGATAAAGACAGACAAAAAAACAAAATTTTAGATTTATAGTAGGAATCAGCTAAAAAAAATAGATTCCGACAAAAATACAGTTTTTTATCAAACCTTGCTTCATGTTTGATGAGCAACCATACTGATCGACCACTGAACTGTCCATGCACCAACCTGAAAAGAAGAAGATTAATTCCTTCACCAAGCACATGTAGTGGTAACTAAATTATATTTATTATAAACCACATTCCATAAGCTTGTGTATGTGGTCACTACAACTCATATTTCTCTGCCCAGTTATGGACTGCGCACTGCTACTATTCGCATGGTTTTCTCTCTTAGCCCGTTTGTACTCGTGATTCCTATGTAAATAAGCTTCTCTTTGATTTGGAGTCATCTGCAAGTCTTTATTCCGATCACGGAAACGCTTACGGTGTGCATGATTCATTGATATATCTCTTGGTTCAACAAAATAATTATTTAGCGCTGAAAATTTAGCAACCAAAAGATACGTCATGTACAAAGTAAATATAAATCTTAATCAATCTTCAGGAACATGATTTGAGTCGAAAGATGTAGAACCTTGTTTCGCTTTTGATGCCGTCGTTGAATTAACCACTGGGACATTCGTAATATTTTTAAAAGGCCTCCGTGCTTCCAACTGTATGCATTGTTCTCCATAGTTATCTGCATTCATGTGATGAGCATACATAATTGTTTGCATCCTTCATATGATTAACCCTGTTTCTACTCTTTTTTTTATACATATGAGAGACCACAAAAGGTATTTATATTGTCTGCTTAGAATAGGAAACCACATGACTACAGATTGTGTACCTCTATGTTAGGGGAAAACTTATGTGGTACCTAGGACTGATGAAGGAGAAGCAAATGGGCTGGTATTTGCAACAGAATGCCGACACAGAGTCATGCGGGCTGGCAAGGTTGATCGTTAGAAGTTGCCAACTCAAATCTGCAGGACAGGCTTGAACAACACATTAGGTTATTAGGTAAATTAAAACTAAGAGCATGAATTTCACaaatttaatgctttgattgacaaTATATACTCTCGTGTAGACATACAAAGTTATGAGACATGTACTGACTGAACTTGTAGTTCAGTTCAGCTCTGATGAAATTATGGAGCCGCAGTTTTTTAGTCTctaatatcatcaataaataaaGAAAATATACCGCACAAAAGAAAAAGATAACACTTATGGGCATTTTTATTCCACGTAACAATTCATTTATCACCTGTGGGGATCATATGTAAATTTATCAAATGAGTATAACTTCTGAACATATcaactcaaaaaaaaaatcaaaacattaTATAAGGAACCAAGAACCAGCTAACAAGAATACAAAAGTATGACTATGACCATTCCAATTATACATCCGATTCTGGTATGCAGCTTCACAACCGCACATTAATCCTTTGCCTTCTGCTCGTCTCTATCTCTTCATAACAGTTAGGGCAAATacacaaacaccttgtgtgcaaaaAAATGCATACCCTCCACAAGGGACAGAAAATGCCATCATTCCGTGTTGATTTGTAACATGGAGAGAATAGATAGTTCTCTGCGAGAAACATCAACTTCCACGGTAATCTCATATGAGAAAAAGATCAAGAAAATCGGAACCAAGGGGAAAAGAGGGATAGCTATACAGCAGACTCACCTGCAGGTTACGCACTTCTGCTCCTCCCAGCCTAGATCCCACGGCCACGGGTTGCAATCACTCAAAAGTAGTACCAAGACGATGAAAACAGAATCACGGTAGACAGCAGGTGGAGGTGGCGGCAGGGTGTGGAGGGGATGGAGAAGCTGCTATTTCGTGCGCTGGTTCGTGTTGGTTCCCAGGATGGGTTTCGCGCGGGGTTGTTTTGATTTTACAAACAGAGAGTCACGTGAGGAGCCATCGCGAACGTCCGAGAAACTCCACAGGTGGGAAGAGGTGGGCGAATCCAACAAAGATGGACCGTCGGATTTGGTATATTAGCATGTGATGGAGGGTGGATGTTAATACAAAGAAAGAAATCGACAGTTGGGATTGATCTCATATCCCTCTGGCGGGAAAGAATGGAGCCGAGGTGGTAAATCCAAATTTGAAACTGGTACATTATAGGGGTAgagatgtgaggagtagggattgccatgcaacggatgcactaagagctataagtttatgaaagctcaaactggaaactaagtgtgtgtgcatccaacttgctttctcatgaagacctcgggcgattgaggaagcccatcattggaatatacaagccaagttctataatgaaaatttcccactagtatataaaagtgaaagcataggagactctctctatgaagaacatggtgctactttgaagcacaagtatggtaaaaggatagtagcattgacccttctctctttttctctcattttttcttttttctttttttatatttttattttttggtgggcttctttggcctcttttttatttgggcttctttagcctcttttatttttcataaagtccggagtctcatcccgacttgtgggggaatcatagtctccatcatcctttcctcactcgggcaatgctctaataatgatgatcatcacactttatttacttacaactcaatattacaactcgatatctagaacaaagatatgactctatatgagtgcctctgacagtgtaccgggatgtgcaatgatctaacatagcaaagatatcaaaaaatggacaagccatgaaaacatcatgctagctatcttacgatcatgtaaggcaatatgacaatgaaggcccaagtcatgtatatgatgatgatgaaagttgcatggcaatatatctcggaatggctatgaaaatgccatgataggtaggtatggtggctgttttgaggaatatataaggaggcttatgtgtgatagagtgtgtcgtatcacggggtttgaatgcaccggcgaagtttgcaccaactctcgaggtgagaaagggaaatgcacggttccgtagaggctagcaaattgcgaaaaggttggagtgcgtataatccatggactcacattagtcataaagtactcatatacttattgcaaaagtttattagcccttgaatcaaagtactactacgcatgcccctcgggggatagattggtaggaaaagaccatcgctcgtccccgaccgccactcctaaggaagacaatcaaagaaacaccccatgcttcaaatttgtcacataacgattgccatacatgcatgctacgggacttgcaaacctcaacacaagtattttcttaatttcacaattactcaactagcacgactctaatatcaccacctttatatcgcaaaactattggaaggaatcaaacatatcatattcagtgatctacaagttttatgtaggattttatgactaactatGTGAATGATcatttcttgtcatctctctaaatagatataagtgaagcaagagagtttagttctttctacaaaagatatgcccatgctctaacaaatataagtgaagcaaaagagcactctacaaatggcggttttctatgtaaagagaaacaggcaatccaaacttcaaatgatataagtgaagcacatgaagcattctataaagccattgagggagtcctggattagggggtgttcggatagccgaactatcatcgttggccgaactccaagactatgaagatacaagattgaagactttgtctcgtgtccggatgggactttccttggcgtagaaggcgagcttggcgatacggatatgtagatctcctaccattgtaaccgactctgtgtaaccctagccctctccggtgtctatataaaccggaaggttttagtccataggacgaacaacaatcataccataggctagcttttagggtttagcctccttgatctcgtggtagatccactcttgtactacccatatcatcaatatcaatcaagcaggagtagggttttacctccatcgagagggcccaaacctgggtaaaaacatcgtgtcccttgtctcctgttaccatccgcctagacgcacagttcgggaccccctacccgagatccgccggttttgacaccgacattggtgctttcattgagagttcctttgtgtcgtcacctataggcccgatggctccttcatcAACAactacgcggtccagggtgagacttttctcctcggacagatcttcgtattcagcggctttgcactgcgggccaattcgcttggccatctggagcagatcgaaaactacgcccctggccatcaggttagatttggaaatttgaactacacaaccgacatccgcggagacttgatcttcgacagattcgagccacagccgagcgcgccgcactttcacgatgggcatgatctagctctgctgccagacagtgccctggaggccgcacacgagtccgctccgacccttaactcggagcagactgcgccaatcgaggatgggtggctagacaccgcctcgggggccgccacctctacgacgatggagccgaataccaacccagtcccttgtgaagctcgtgactccgaggtgccggactcctt encodes:
- the LOC119305044 gene encoding uncharacterized protein LOC119305044 encodes the protein MTLCRHSVANTSPFASPSSVLDNYGEQCIQLEARRPFKNITNVPVVNSTTASKAKQGWCMDSSVVDQYGCSSNMKQVLVYLKRVKTYLNWTKALFFSQICAT